The Lacerta agilis isolate rLacAgi1 chromosome 14, rLacAgi1.pri, whole genome shotgun sequence sequence AATGAAAGCATGTCCCTAGATTAGATGAGACTGGCCTTACATAACTCATCCCATTGTTGCCTTCTGGGATCCACGATACTTGTCTTGTGACACATCAATGTCCAACGCTGGACAACTCCCAAGGGTATTGATTGGGTGCATTTCAACCATCAAGTGGAATTAGGACATCACGTGCTCATTGAAATGATAACCCTTATGCTTTTGCCAGCCCTGCTTGCCTGTGCAATAATGAATACCTAATTGCAACTCCTAGGCAATTGTAATACTTGATATGTGTACAACAAAAGACATTTGAGCGGAGGAGGGAGCACTTCCGTATCTTGGTTCATAGTATTGTAccaggtttatttgtttttgaataTTTCCTTCAAATGTTACTGGAAAACTGCAGAAAAAAATATCAGCACACAACTTTAAGCTGGATGGTGTGGTTGCATGTAAAATGTAGCATTTAAATAGATTCGACACAATACTCTTTACTAATATTGAACAATGAAAAATGTCATGTACCATTTTGGTtggaaatcttcccttctggacatggagtacaatcatagcagcaaaatttctgcccttccttccttttcttctgattACCAGGGCGGCAGTAGTCATTACACAGAGAAGTGGGCATCACCTTTCCAGAAACAAGAAATAATTTCAGAAGGGAGAAACTGAACTTCTTATCCAAAGTGCTTCATATGAAGTGCAGCAATTGGCCCGTTTTTTGTTAGAGGaccagaaaaaaagaagcaagacACAAGACCAGGAAAAATGCAAGATACATGAAATAAGCTAGGGCCATTTTATCAGCTGTAACTTTGGGAATTTATAAATTGCAAAGGACGTGTGTGGAAAATGCTTAAAACTATCAGGCTCCTAAACTGGCACTGATTGGGTGAGCTCTTCATGATTCATAACACCTTTAAAATCCTGCTGTTTCTTACACAGAGCCCTGTGACAAGTCTTTAGAATCAGAATCCACAAGGAGCTCGATTTCTTTGCTAACCTCTTTCCTTTCCCGCACCCACCTGCCAAGTGACCAGAAAGCCAATTCACGTAATGTGTATGCCACCTGTAGTTGCACCTGTTTGACACTCCTGGGTAGGAGAATGATGTAGGTGGAAAAGGTCAACCATCCCATTTTGACCAGTCAATCATAGGAAGGAAGACAAATTCCTGTTTGGCACCAGCTACGATGACAAGCTTATCTCATACTGCATAGTGGGAGGGAAGGATTGGTGAAACCTCTCCTAAGAAGGAGGGGCGGAGGTAGGTGGAAGTGACTTTATATCCTTTGTGATTTCCTAACTAGCAGTAGCTCAAAACCACACATGAAGCCAGAAAATGTATTTTGGCCCTTCTAAGATGGggttcagagagccagtgtggtgtagtggttaagagcggtagactcgtaatctggggaacggggttcgcgtctccgctcctccacatgcagctgctggatgaccttgggctagtcacacttctttgaagtctctcagccccactcacctcacagagtgcttgttgtgggggaggaagggaaaggaaaatgttagccgctttgagactccttcgggtagtgaaaagcgggatatcaaatccaaactcttcttcgggTAGCAATATTAGTTCTCTGGGAATACTCCAAAAGTTGGGCTTTTGTCAGTCCTATTGTCATGAAATTAATTTGATATGGGATCTTCAAATGAGCCATGGACCCTTTTCAAATGAAGCAGTAACCAACCATATCTGCCCCATGAGTAAATTCTAAGCTCTGTCATAcaaaataaaacccaataaaaattgaaacaaaataaaaaaaattccttccagtagcaccctagagaccaactaagtttgttattggtatgagctttcatgtgcatgcacacttcttcagatacaaacttagttggtctctaaggtgctactggaaggaattttttatttatttttttaattttatttccactatgacagaccaacatggctacctacctgtaaccaataaaaatTGTTAAAAATTCATTTCAACTAAGAACATAGAATTAAAAGCTCCGTTCGCAGTTGCACCCAGCTAGGTTTTCAGATTTTTCCCATGAGGAAATAAAAAAGTGGGGTTTATCTAAAGAGTGCATTGGGTCAAAGAAGTACCCACATTCCAGACCTGGTTAAAGCCTTTGTTCCACATAATCATGTCCTCATGAATGATTAACTCATTTCTATTGGCAGCAATGGGATCCACCCATCCAACCTTCACTCGAAGGAAAGACTTGTTTGGGAAGGTGACCATGTTTGTGATGTCGAATCTACCTCCCATTTCTCTTTTATTAGTAAAGGACAGAGTTTCTCCAGCTGAGTTGTTAAATGAAATGTCAGGAAGAGAATGGTGCAGCTAattgaaagagaaaagaaagattaAGGGGAAAGAACATAATAGAGATATTGAAGAAAATGGTTTGATGTATAAATGAACATCATTTACATATAATTATGTTTGCTCACTTTACTTAACAAAGCAGATGAAAAAAATTCTTATGCATACACTGGAAAAAGAAATCAGCCAAACGTACAGGATTTAATATGAAAATATAAAGCTTTGCCAGTTGGTGACATGAGCAATACCATTGCCGCATTACATCTGCATGAAAACTGTGATGAAATCTTAAGTTGtttatttgctgcttttcatttgtgaagcattacctgccaaggctgcaGATCTTGAAGTTTTAATTTTCCACTGCTACCCAATGTTCTCTGCTTGGATGTAGACAAGTAAATAGCATGCAAAGTATGAGCTACAACATAAacagcattgtagatactgtagctATGCCCAGATAGTTCCATTTCAAAAAGAGATCCTGGAAGACTCTCCAAACTCTCCTTTCCAGTACAAATGCCATTGACCTCCAGGGTCACATGGGGATTTGGAACTATAcagtcaaatgcttgctcccagaagTCCTTGAGAAAACCATCTCCCAGGCTCCAGGAAGGCTTGATGGTCAGAAGAAAATCTTTGAACCTTAGAATATTTTGTGAATGAATTGTGAAGGAGATGGCACCTTGAAAGAGCTGAAAATCCCAAGAACTAACAAGCCCCGTTGCAATGAAATCAGTATGCGCAGTCAAAATCCACATCCTTTTGAATGCTAAATTTTCCTTATTGGTTGGGTCTCGCAAAAATATAATAGCTCTCAGTGCTATAATTGTCAGAGATTCACCATAGACAATAAATGTAGTGACTTTATTATCTGTGAGCAAGGCATACAAATTTAAGGCTACATCATGCATTTCATCCAGGTTATCAAGATGGAGTTGAGGTGGGATTCTTTGTGTAAAGGCTGAACAAATTCCATTTTGGGAAAGCAATGGCTCCAGGGTCTTGACGAAATATTCTCCCGTGTTATCATTTGGAGCAAAGAGTCCAACCCAGATCCATCCAAAATGCTTAAGCAAGCTAATAATACCCCAAAATTGATGGGCTTCATTGGGCACCATTCGATAAAAGGACGGGGACTGACTTGTGTCACCCTCTGGTGGAAACGAACCATATGCAAGCtaaaaaaatataatacagtTATGAAGTTATGTGAAAATAATTCATAATGTACAATGTGAAATTTTATTTAACAAATATTTGTTCAAGCAATGTATAGGTTAAATCCAATACAGTCActaagaacaaaaaaaacccctatgcAATCTTTCATACATCTTACCTGGGGAATTTTGTAGAGACTTAACATATCAGACATATGTAAGGAGGTATCAGACCCAAGTCCCCCAATGATGGCTATGAGGGTTTTCTGggtgtcacatttgtagttggggacaaaTGTCTTCATTTTGAAGAGGAGGTCAAGAGTCGTACGGTAGGTCATCCTTGCATCATAGTAGCTATCATAGATGTGGAACCCCAGTGTGACATTGTGCAAAATGTTGGGGTTCTCATTTATTTCTTtcacagcaaatgccaaggcAAGGACATGTTGGTAGAATTTTGTCACCACACTGCAAATAAAGTAAAGGAATTACAGAAATGAATAACGCACGACACTGGACAAATTCTTTTTTCAAATTAATCAAAACTGAAAAGAAATTGTTGGAAACCAAGCATTTTGAGTAGGAGCTGGGTATTTtgatcctggaaaagaggagactgagaggagatatgatcgcCATCtttcaatatctcaagggctctcacacagaagatggagcaagcttgttttatcctgccctggagggtagaactcaagccaatggcttcaagttacagtaaAGGAGATTCCgggtaaacattaggaagaactttctgcaaGAGCACTGTGACTGTAAGGGTTGTTCACCAGTGCAACTGTCTTACTCTCcctcactttttctttcttctgccccAACCTTACTCTGTATACAACGTCTCACATCAAATGTAACTGTTCTGTAGAAAGAACTCTACAACCTTAAAAAAGAGACTTTTGTAAgtgaagaaaatctttaataaaattatttaaagaaaacactCAGTGGGTAATTGAAAAGAGGAGTCCCTCAAGGGtggaaaaccagattttttttttcaatcatTTAAATCATTCCCTGTGAGCATAGTAAGTTATTGTTgaaactgaaatatatttttatattccaCCATTCAGCCAAAAAAATGTTTCACATTATCGCTTACAGACCCCCATGATAAGACAGTCTCTCCCCTTAGCATGCTTGTTTAAAATACATGAGGCAGGAGGAAATGTGATTTGGAGGAATGTTAGGGGCATGGGAGATTCTTACGCTGAAGCATCAAAGAGGTTCTGTGTTGGGTGTTCCTTGAAGAAAACTTCATAGAAAACATAATAAATGTGAGTAACAATGCCACCAGTGATTAGATCACCTGGCTGGTACCACTCAtgtggaacaggaacaggaacattCACAGTGCACCCGATGGTATTATCGATATTAGAAACAGAAGGCATTAGAAAAAGCAACACCAATAGCATCAACATCCTGCTAGTCAGTTCCCTTCTGAACACAGACTCTATTGTATTTGTCCCTTCTAAGAAAAGGCTACATTGGATGGTGCATGAATCCTTTTACCCATACATATACTGTAGTAAAGAATATGAGCAGCATTCAGAGATTACAGAATCAGAAATTGAATTGCTAGAGCCCTGCCTGCTTCTGGCCCCTACCCCAGGCCTCAGTACAAGGGGTTAGTTATAACCACTttcaggcttgttgttgttttctagctGCTTCTGGGAACAGCTAGAAGTTTGTCCTTGTGAAGAAATTGCCATGATTTGGGTAATTGCAGGTTAGGAATAGGAATTACTGTGGGGATGTTTAGAagtgtggatgaggatatattgattaaaatatcctatcccagcttgtgttaacaagctccaaacttagcagagttgcattccctttccaaagcacagcagaaacggttgcacaggcttgctaaagcctcagaataacatatatattcctggtatattccccttcttccctcttaaaagtaaagacacaacacagtgctctttaaaatatataaaaagagtttacttacagttttcatcctgagttacagtacagtatcagaaggcaggctagcttagataaatgtatttacatgtgtgaagctatctccataagggagcaggcttcacctggcctctcttggctggaaccCAAGAGAGCATTCTGTCCTAAGATGTTATTCCTTGAAGAGAcgaatccaaaagagagagatggcgtctggtctcaagagttttgtatacaggtgagaccacacccacctctagttacacagcaagttatctcagtccaggtaaacaggaagctttggctggaggactgagatacccttcatgtccactctagcaatggtatgctttgactgctctgtgtttacatcccacatttacTTTTTCAGGGTTTTCATTCTGAGTTGCTATTTTGCCTTTTTTTACTCATAGTTCTGCTCCTTACAGGCATAAAAAGTGAGCACATGACATATCCATGATGATACCAAGAAATTCAGTGAAGTCATTGGGCAAATAACAGGGCTAAATTTTGAGATAAAGGCCACTTCCAAATGCCACTTCCCTTCAAGGGAATGGGAATAAAGACCTCTCTATACAATAaagctatatatataaaactagtagacccggccacgcattgctgtggctcattttgtggaaacagccctgagattTCCCTGTCACCCGTTGTTTTCCCCTCTCCTGTCCCCCATCCTCTCTCGTcgcagactctctctctctttagtttgtgcATGGCTTCCCTCTGTCgacccccctgcctccctctcctctctcctcctggactgcctgacccccccccccactggaaggagaccccattttcacttccctccccacagtttctccatttgaaatgctgcctgcgATAAAAATACTAGCTCTGTCCCCTGCACACACAACCCCACTTTTTCCTACCAAACGtgggttggttctccagaaccaACAATGGTGTCCAGCTTGCTTTCAGGTTTGCCGCattcccctcccagtttctgggctgttagcagagcaattttagctatttcagagtcactcatgtagcaggaagatggtctgtgtgtaaaggagctgcagcaatatATCTGTCAGGAGCCGGCTTCTTCCTTatgtagaagttttattatttacagttaCCAGTTACAAGTTACCCGGCATAGCTAACTCCCagcacagcagaacagaaagagaaagcgtcccaaacgctgactcacagaaaaacagcacatcatgtgatcagagcagttttaaccctgtaagctctgaactatatcacagcctgtggtctttgacgtccactggagggcacttTTTGCACAAATTGGtgaatttacctgggaaaggtgtgatatttttgcaatctaggtacctaagatccttcccatatgggcaaggaatgttgtgtccaaatttgaaggcaatcggtcaagcggttacggagcatcgCAGCTACATCAAATGACCCATCTAgaacgtatatatatatatatatatatatatatatatatatatatatatatatatatatatatatatatatatatatatagatgtagcTTGACTGTCTTGCATGAATGAAGAGAAGGTgtttggaggagtggggaatttttttcagcctgaggactgAATTCCCTTCTGAGTAATCTTCCACTATATGACAGTGGTGAGTGGGACCAGATGTGAAAATGGACTGAGCACCTAAAGAAAATTTTATTAACGCATAGTGTCTACTTTCTAGTCATACACATACACGCCTCTCTATTCCCATTCAGGTCACCAggaggcattgtcagagttcaaggacatattccagggAGGCAGCAACTCAGAATatgaagcagagccagtgagCAATACAAATTAGGGAGAGCTCTGAGGTCCAGAAAAAGACATTTTTGGGGCCACATGTAGCCAGTTGGCCAGAAGTTTCCACTACCCGACTGAATTGAAACCACTCACCATAAACCTACCCACAGTACTGATTTCCTCAGCTCAGTATGTCAGTTTGTTCTGTTCTCCTTCTCCCTTAATATTGCTTTGTACAAATCCTTTGTCAGCCTGTCCTATATTATATTGTAATGAACCTCAACCCAATAAAAGAGAACACCACACCGAGTTTTCAGATTTGCTCATTTAAATTCCAGGAAACCATCGTGGGATGCAAGTCTGGTTGTAGTTAGCTGGTTCAGACACTTGCACACTCTCcaatattcctcagatgaaaatagggacattctattctacatcagtatCACTGCTTGACTCTTGGTCAAGTATAAATGTTATTAGAGGAAACACACAAAACTCCAGTATTTTAACATAGGTGAAAAATCTTCATTACAGTCATTTAACCAACCATTGCTCTTCATTGCTATTGCTTCCACTtccaactggattttttttaacaacagaagTTCCCACAAAACCTTTAGGGAACATCTATGCTACTACTGAATTCCATAACATGAGCACAGTCAATCCACATTTCAACTGCCCTGAAAAGTTTACTCTTTTCTTCACATCAAGCCTCTGTATATCACAGATTTTGCTTTGTGGATCAGCAGTCCACAAAGTCCAGTGGTTGGTCAGCAGTCTGTGCATTAGATTTTGCTGCTACCACTGCAGAGAGACTATTTCTTCTCCCGGTGTGCTCTGCCTCTGGGCTGAAGCATTTCTTGACTTTCCTAAAGTGCTTCaaatctcgtgtgtgtgtgtgtgtgtggtttttttttatcatgctGAAAAGGCCTTCAGACAAAAAAACATTGCAGTTTGGGCTAAGGAAGTCATATTTGCCTAATTGAGAGAACAACTCTGGTTTCCCAATTGCCCACACTCAATCAATCAACATTTGTAACAAAATTAACTTACTAACCTGAGACCTGCATCACAGTGCTAGGTGATGCTATCTGGTGAAACTAAGATGAAACTTAACTGTCAGACCCAACGACTCCTACATATCTTTttttgtctgtctcaagagaatgGATTGCACCTCTGGGGTGAAGCCAAACTCCTGTGTcagcagccttgctgatgtggtccaaaggaaagcagagctgttATTGGACTttagtaattgaaaattaataaacattatttaacaaacaacaacaaagggaagcagagcaaaacATTTAACATTGGTTTGGCTGTGGAAGTTGCAGCAAGGAGGTGTAAAGGGCGTAACAATTTTAGGGGCGCAAGTCCCGTTTCGTAAAagctttactccttagccttttcttcttctgaagatatctCACAAGGAAGCAGAGGTTAAGGGTCATCATtcttcttctcctagatgggctacctccccaggttgacaagccctatctgcccctcactttcctctacaaCATGTGTataaactgccttcttgaccattggacccaccatTTGTCTTTTCCACTCAaactgctggagcctgtcttcacaagcAGTTGAAGTCCCTAACTCAGAGGATTTGAGGCCCATCAGCTacactcacctggtttagccagccagttgaagtcAATCCCAGGGTGTGGTCGCTGTCGCATGGTGACAGCTGAGAgatgagtgcagggtggagaccaaaggttgACAAACAACCAAAGAAGGAGAATGGTGTGTCCACCAACAGAGGTACAACTCCAACCCCAACACAGAGATATGTGTCCTCTCAGCAGAACAAACGTGACACCATCCATCAATCAAAACCTACAAGCAAGGCATGTTGGCATCCACCTATTTCTAAAACTAAAGTAACAGTTCACCAACAAACCCAAAAGGAAGACATGGAGGTCAATTGAAGTGGGAGCATAGGAACAGATTTTATTAGATTGACACCTTGTGCTCCTAGTCAAAGGCTAATGGTAGCAGAATAGCTGCAAGTGATCTTGTGCTGAGTAGAAAGGAATAAGCTCTCCACCACAAGAAAGAGCTTCAAATGTTTCAATGCAAACTGTCTTAAGCCAGTTACAAAATAAGTAACCTAGGGTCCACAATCTAAAATACATGAGTAAAATGAGAAAGTGGATTAGGAGGGATGTATATTCCAGGGATTATGcgactgctgctgttttttgctgCTTTGAAGAATGCATAATACTAAGAATGTGACTGAGAAAGAGGAGTGCCCAGGTTGGATGAAGTCGGTTATTTGAGGACTCATAGATTTATTGATTCAAGCATTTCTTTGCCCCTCTCTTCACCTAAACAAATCTGCCACGCCATTAACAATGTGATGCTACCTTGTCTGAGGCTTGCAGTCTAaaaggcatgacacaaaaggaaaggaaattcacAGAGATGTAGAGAGGGAAACAGTCTTACTGTGGAACCTCAAACAGATTCTGTGAAGGGTGCTCTTTGAAGAAAActtcataaaatacataatagagCTGAGAAGCTATCCCACCGATGATGAGGCCACCTGGATTGTACCAGTCGTGTGGAACAGGAAGTGGATCATTCACAGGGCATGCCAAAGTATCTTCTTTGCATGCAACAGGCGATTGCAGAAAGAGAAATACCAAAAGTGACAACATCCTGCCTCTAAAAACACAGAGGTTCCTGTGCCCATCAGTACCAGGTTCCTGTCTTGAACTGGCTACTGTGAATTATGCCTGGCTTTGTCAATGCAGTTCTACAAGAGAGTTCTGTGAGCTGTTTTTGAGAATCAATTTCTTGGAAACAGGTGCCTTTAATAGATTGTCGACACTCTGATTTCAAGTCTGGCAAATAATATGGGGCAGGGGAGTCAGAAAGGAAACCGATGAAGTATTGCCTATCTCTTGCCCCTATTCCCAGCTCTCCATGGCACATGCCAATAATTTTCAGTCTTGCTTTTGTACTTTTTTAGTGCCTTCTTAAAAACCTATCTGGCTTTGAATACGTGAGGAAATTATAGTGATTTGGATTATTGCAGGTTGAGATAATAAATTGCTCAGGGTGCCCTCCAAGTGGCACTTTTGACAACAAGAGGCTGGTATTCGTGTGTTTCCCCAGGTTTCATCACAAGTTGCCGCTGCTCCTTTGTGGCACACAAATAGATGGCAATTCCCTTTCCATTTTCCGATGTGAGTCAATGCCAGAGTGAAGCCATTTGCTTCATGGCTGCAAAGCAGAAATTCCCAAACTTATGATCACAGCCCAACTGAAGTTTCATCCACACAGTGAATatttttctacacattttttttttaagtgtagtcTATGAAAAGGACAGTTACAGGCCAATCCTACACATCAAAGGCTGGTTTAAGGGTAAATTAAGCTTA is a genomic window containing:
- the LOC117058940 gene encoding vomeronasal type-2 receptor 26-like, whose translation is MLMLLVLLFLMPSVSNIDNTIGCTVNVPVPVPHEWYQPGDLITGGIVTHIYYVFYEVFFKEHPTQNLFDASAVVTKFYQHVLALAFAVKEINENPNILHNVTLGFHIYDSYYDARMTYRTTLDLLFKMKTFVPNYKCDTQKTLIAIIGGLGSDTSLHMSDMLSLYKIPQLAYGSFPPEGDTSQSPSFYRMVPNEAHQFWGIISLLKHFGWIWVGLFAPNDNTGEYFVKTLEPLLSQNGICSAFTQRIPPQLHLDNLDEMHDVALNLYALLTDNKVTTFIVYGESLTIIALRAIIFLRDPTNKENLAFKRMWILTAHTDFIATGLVSSWDFQLFQGAISFTIHSQNILRFKDFLLTIKPSWSLGDGFLKDFWEQAFDCIVPNPHVTLEVNGICTGKESLESLPGSLFEMELSGHSYSIYNAVYVVAHTLHAIYLSTSKQRTLGSSGKLKLQDLQPWQLHHSLPDISFNNSAGETLSFTNKREMGGRFDITNMVTFPNKSFLRVKVGWVDPIAANRNELIIHEDMIMWNKGFNQVMPTSLCNDYCRPGNQKKRKEGQKFCCYDCTPCPEGKISNQNDMDECIICPGDQYPNKNKTGCIPKIISFLTYDESFGISLASLALSFSLLTSLVIGTFIKYKDTPIVKANNRDLTYILLISLLLCFLSSLLFIGKPGEVTCILRQPMFGIVFSLAISCLLAKTVTVVVAFMATKPGSSTRKWVGKGLANAIVLSCSVTQASICTVWLINFPPFPQLDMDSVAEETIVQCNEGSVTMFYCVLGYMGLLATASFIVAFAARKLPDTFNEAKFITFSMLLFCSVWLSFIPTYLSTKGKSMVAVEIFSILSSSAGLLGCIFAPKCYIIVLRPELNNREQIMRKTD